The following are from one region of the Stanieria sp. NIES-3757 genome:
- a CDS encoding putative glycosyl transferase — translation MANYQPAVSIGIPVYNGENYLSKALDSLLNQTFTDFELIISDNASSDRTQAICLEYAAKDARIRYYRNDSNLGAADNYNRVFELSSGKYFKWAAHDDTCAPDYLEKCVEVLENNSDVVLAYPKAYLINEQDQITGIYTENIPITASKPHQRLYQLLETYGWFHGTQAFGLFRRNELAKTVLIGKYPQADRVLLAEVALLGKFAEVPEYLFYRRNHPKISQRANPNDESLSAWYDPKNKGKIMLPQWKRYSEYFHIISRTKLSWDEKILAYLQLSRRMCLSPGFRKRVNSIKEDLGKATKLFVMNLSRTNLTSSNSQ, via the coding sequence ATGGCGAATTATCAACCTGCTGTCAGTATTGGTATACCTGTTTATAATGGCGAAAATTATTTAAGTAAAGCCTTAGACTCATTATTGAATCAAACTTTTACAGATTTTGAATTAATTATTTCTGATAATGCTTCAAGCGATCGCACTCAAGCAATTTGCTTAGAATATGCAGCTAAAGATGCTCGAATTCGTTACTATCGTAATGATTCTAATTTAGGTGCAGCAGACAATTATAATCGTGTTTTTGAATTATCATCAGGAAAGTATTTTAAATGGGCTGCCCATGATGATACTTGCGCCCCAGATTATTTAGAAAAGTGTGTTGAAGTACTAGAAAATAATTCTGATGTAGTGCTAGCTTATCCCAAAGCTTATTTGATTAACGAACAAGACCAAATCACTGGAATTTATACAGAAAACATTCCCATTACAGCGAGTAAACCCCATCAACGCTTATATCAATTATTAGAAACCTATGGTTGGTTTCATGGAACTCAGGCTTTTGGTTTATTTAGACGCAATGAATTAGCAAAAACTGTCCTAATCGGTAAGTATCCTCAAGCAGATCGAGTTTTACTAGCAGAAGTTGCTCTTTTGGGGAAATTTGCTGAAGTTCCTGAATATCTTTTTTATCGTCGCAATCATCCTAAAATTTCTCAAAGGGCTAATCCCAATGATGAATCCCTTTCTGCTTGGTATGATCCCAAAAATAAAGGCAAAATTATGCTGCCTCAATGGAAACGCTACAGCGAATATTTTCATATCATTTCCAGAACTAAATTAAGTTGGGATGAGAAAATACTTGCTTATCTGCAACTATCAAGACGGATGTGTTTATCACCAGGTTTTAGAAAAAGAGTAAATAGTATTAAAGAAGATTTAGGCAAAGCTACTAAGTTATTTGTAATGAATCTGTCTAGGACTAATTTAACTTCATCAAACTCACAGTAA
- a CDS encoding hypothetical protein (protein of unknown function DUF928) gives MRVNQFNYLFKNRYLYTFFALTILITPYWCNQAQAQTDSLATQTKTRIKVTFEPPAEGKSQKTTGGATRDNGQCLQDTENVALPLTPLLPVTNQGLTVAAHPTLLFYLPETSAQKIFFSWHDDKSESYYQTVLPLNGKSGIISLTFPKKAPPLEIGKTYKWSLAVMCNNRLQPDSPMVQGEIKRVELESILGERLKNANTLESAALYGKAGIWHETIMTLAQSIVAQPDNQDLAQTWEELLTSVGLKEVAQVPLIKSAPSK, from the coding sequence ATGAGAGTTAATCAGTTTAATTATTTATTTAAAAATAGATATTTATATACTTTTTTCGCTTTAACTATTTTAATAACTCCTTATTGGTGTAACCAAGCTCAGGCTCAAACCGATTCTCTCGCTACTCAAACCAAAACTAGAATAAAAGTTACTTTCGAGCCTCCTGCAGAAGGTAAATCTCAAAAAACTACTGGCGGTGCAACTCGTGACAATGGGCAATGCTTACAAGATACAGAAAATGTTGCTCTACCATTGACACCTTTATTACCAGTTACTAATCAGGGATTAACTGTTGCTGCCCATCCTACTCTATTATTTTATTTACCAGAGACTTCCGCTCAAAAAATCTTTTTTAGTTGGCATGATGATAAGAGTGAGAGTTATTATCAAACTGTTCTTCCTCTTAATGGAAAGTCTGGAATTATTAGCCTCACTTTTCCTAAGAAAGCACCACCTTTAGAAATTGGCAAAACTTATAAGTGGTCATTAGCGGTTATGTGCAACAATCGGCTACAACCAGATAGTCCGATGGTACAAGGTGAAATCAAAAGAGTAGAACTAGAATCAATTTTAGGCGAACGTTTAAAAAATGCTAATACTTTAGAAAGTGCTGCTCTCTACGGCAAGGCAGGTATTTGGCATGAAACGATCATGACTCTGGCTCAATCGATAGTAGCACAACCAGATAACCAAGATTTAGCACAAACCTGGGAAGAATTGCTCACCTCTGTTGGACTAAAAGAAGTTGCTCAAGTTCCACTGATTAAATCTGCTCCATCAAAATGA
- a CDS encoding hypothetical protein (protein of unknown function DUF62), which yields MSSVLTLLTDFGWQDVYVGVMKGVIARINPDLQVIDLTHDIPPQNISAGKFCLLNAYSYFPERTVYVAVVDPGVGSKRRGVAIEFAGGFLVGPDNGLFSGIFSQRTIIAAVELTNSNYWLSNNPSQTFHGRDIFAPVGAHLASGVALSQMGKFIDPASLVSLPLPQLQITETTITGCIQYIDHFGNLITNIPGEIVNQSWSVKVKETVIAIAITYSEVEHGTVVALVGSHNWLEIAVNQGNAQKKLQLEWGDPITIFK from the coding sequence ATGTCCAGTGTGTTAACTTTATTAACTGATTTTGGCTGGCAAGATGTTTATGTAGGTGTAATGAAAGGAGTAATTGCACGGATCAATCCTGATTTACAAGTAATCGATCTTACTCATGATATTCCTCCTCAGAATATTTCAGCAGGAAAATTTTGTTTACTGAATGCGTACAGTTATTTTCCTGAGCGAACAGTTTATGTTGCAGTGGTAGATCCTGGGGTAGGAAGTAAGCGCAGAGGTGTTGCCATTGAGTTTGCAGGCGGTTTTTTGGTTGGTCCTGATAATGGTTTATTTAGTGGCATTTTCAGTCAGCGTACCATTATAGCAGCAGTAGAATTAACTAATTCTAATTATTGGTTGAGTAATAACCCTAGTCAAACTTTTCATGGTCGAGATATTTTTGCACCAGTGGGAGCGCATTTAGCTAGTGGTGTCGCTTTAAGTCAAATGGGGAAGTTCATTGATCCAGCTAGTTTGGTGAGTTTACCTCTGCCACAGTTACAGATTACGGAAACTACTATTACTGGTTGTATTCAATATATAGACCACTTTGGCAATTTGATTACTAATATTCCAGGAGAGATAGTTAACCAATCTTGGTCAGTAAAAGTAAAAGAAACGGTTATTGCGATCGCAATAACTTATAGTGAGGTAGAACACGGTACCGTGGTTGCTTTAGTTGGCAGTCACAATTGGCTAGAAATTGCCGTTAATCAGGGAAATGCTCAGAAAAAGTTACAATTAGAGTGGGGTGATCCGATAACAATTTTCAAGTAA